One Xiphophorus maculatus strain JP 163 A chromosome 10, X_maculatus-5.0-male, whole genome shotgun sequence genomic region harbors:
- the LOC102229003 gene encoding butyrophilin subfamily 1 member A1-like isoform X2, whose product MMKGCLQFLIEPAKKLKIRLKESRKRVQQEKKEPLVESQLFIMELGRELNRICQRSNILSHIWTGEDIWPASVCRDFLVDWAAILEKRVQHKIMPSEFQYEKPEKRDWKGHLLCMLESEGEYDMGPYRRVILDWTREIKSRAQPPVWPGEPVLMMLDDLEFQWKRGRLPNLLPAVELIMLAVLNADSPVKEDVTKQWLVKKQRSQRIDAVRYIPHGVWNWICDASEDVILDSESANPNLLISTDEKRLRCGLERRVVPPCPGRFDGWWCAVGKEAYSSGRHYWEVEVGERDWRLGVAKASAVRQGFRSLNTDTGYLTIRLERGTDLKALTVPATLLPQNATPRKVGVYLDYELGQLSFYDVEKRSHLYTYNENFTEELYPVFGTVEVVKDLVVRPAGMRQPCLCPGPCLWT is encoded by the exons ATGATGAAAGGCTGCCTGCAGTTCCTTATCGAGCCGGCCAAGAAGCTCAAGATCAGACTCAAG GAGTCTCGCAAGAGAGTGcagcaggagaagaaggagCCGCTGGTGGAGAGCCAGCTGTTCATCATGGAGCTGGGCCGGGAGCTGAACAGAATCTGTCAG AGATCCAACATCCTGAGCCACATCTGGACCGGCGAGGACATCTGGCCTGCCAGCGTTTGCAGAGACTTCCTCGTGGACTGGGCTGCCATTTTGGAAAAGAGAGTGCAG CACAAGATCATGCCGTCCGAGTTCCAGTACGAGAAGCCGGAGAAGAGGGACTGGAAGGGCCACCTGCTGTGCATGCTGGAGTCGGAGGGCGAGTACGACATGGGCCCCTACAGGAGGGTCATCTTGGACTGGACCCGGGAGATTAAAAGCAGGGCCCAG CCTCCTGTCTGGCCAGGCGAGCCGGTCCTCATGATGCTGGACGATCTGGAGTTCCAGTGGAAGAGGGGCCGCCTCCCCAACCTGCTGCCGGCCGTGGAGCTCATCATGCTGGCCGTGCTGAACGCCGACAGCCCAGTAAAG gaggaTGTGACCAAGCAGTGGCTGGTGAAGAAGCAGAGGAGCCAGAGGATTG ATGCGGTCCGCTACATCCCACACGGCG TCTGGAATTGGATTTGCGATGCATCAG AGGATGTGATCCTGGACTCAGAGTCCGCCAACCCGAACCTGCTCATCTCCACTGACGAGAAACGGCTGAGGTGCGGCCTGGAGCGCCGCGTCGTCCCGCCCTGCCCGGGGCGCTTCGACGGCTGGTGGTGCGCCGTGGGCAAGGAGGCCTACTCCTCCGGACGCCACTACTGGGAGGTGGAGGTGGGCGAGAGGGACTGGCGTCTGGGCGTGGCTAAAGCCTCCGCCGTGAGGCAGGGCTTCCGCTCCCTGAACACGGACACAGGATACCTGACCATCCGGCTGGAGAGGGGCACGGATCTGAAAGCCCTGACCGTGCCTGCCACCCTCTTACCCCAAAACGCGACGCCCAGAAAAGTCGGGGTGTATCTGGACTACGAGCTGGGCCAGCTGTCCTTCTACGATGTGGAGAAGCGATCGCACCTGTACACCTACAATGAGAATTTCACAGAGGAACTGTACCCCGTGTTCGGGACGGTGGAGGTGGTCAAAGACCTGGTGGTCCGGCCTGCGGGCATGCGGCAGCCGTGCCTCTGCCCCGGGCCGTGCTTGTGGACCTGA
- the LOC102229003 gene encoding tripartite motif-containing protein 60-like isoform X1, translated as MRASALKLFYYRSRGHRPRSPAASMMKGCLQFLIEPAKKLKIRLKESRKRVQQEKKEPLVESQLFIMELGRELNRICQRSNILSHIWTGEDIWPASVCRDFLVDWAAILEKRVQHKIMPSEFQYEKPEKRDWKGHLLCMLESEGEYDMGPYRRVILDWTREIKSRAQPPVWPGEPVLMMLDDLEFQWKRGRLPNLLPAVELIMLAVLNADSPVKEDVTKQWLVKKQRSQRIDAVRYIPHGVWNWICDASEDVILDSESANPNLLISTDEKRLRCGLERRVVPPCPGRFDGWWCAVGKEAYSSGRHYWEVEVGERDWRLGVAKASAVRQGFRSLNTDTGYLTIRLERGTDLKALTVPATLLPQNATPRKVGVYLDYELGQLSFYDVEKRSHLYTYNENFTEELYPVFGTVEVVKDLVVRPAGMRQPCLCPGPCLWT; from the exons ATGAGAGCCAGCGCActaaagctgttttattatcGCAGCAGAGGGCATCGGCCTCGCTCTCCGGCCGCCAGCATGATGAAAGGCTGCCTGCAGTTCCTTATCGAGCCGGCCAAGAAGCTCAAGATCAGACTCAAG GAGTCTCGCAAGAGAGTGcagcaggagaagaaggagCCGCTGGTGGAGAGCCAGCTGTTCATCATGGAGCTGGGCCGGGAGCTGAACAGAATCTGTCAG AGATCCAACATCCTGAGCCACATCTGGACCGGCGAGGACATCTGGCCTGCCAGCGTTTGCAGAGACTTCCTCGTGGACTGGGCTGCCATTTTGGAAAAGAGAGTGCAG CACAAGATCATGCCGTCCGAGTTCCAGTACGAGAAGCCGGAGAAGAGGGACTGGAAGGGCCACCTGCTGTGCATGCTGGAGTCGGAGGGCGAGTACGACATGGGCCCCTACAGGAGGGTCATCTTGGACTGGACCCGGGAGATTAAAAGCAGGGCCCAG CCTCCTGTCTGGCCAGGCGAGCCGGTCCTCATGATGCTGGACGATCTGGAGTTCCAGTGGAAGAGGGGCCGCCTCCCCAACCTGCTGCCGGCCGTGGAGCTCATCATGCTGGCCGTGCTGAACGCCGACAGCCCAGTAAAG gaggaTGTGACCAAGCAGTGGCTGGTGAAGAAGCAGAGGAGCCAGAGGATTG ATGCGGTCCGCTACATCCCACACGGCG TCTGGAATTGGATTTGCGATGCATCAG AGGATGTGATCCTGGACTCAGAGTCCGCCAACCCGAACCTGCTCATCTCCACTGACGAGAAACGGCTGAGGTGCGGCCTGGAGCGCCGCGTCGTCCCGCCCTGCCCGGGGCGCTTCGACGGCTGGTGGTGCGCCGTGGGCAAGGAGGCCTACTCCTCCGGACGCCACTACTGGGAGGTGGAGGTGGGCGAGAGGGACTGGCGTCTGGGCGTGGCTAAAGCCTCCGCCGTGAGGCAGGGCTTCCGCTCCCTGAACACGGACACAGGATACCTGACCATCCGGCTGGAGAGGGGCACGGATCTGAAAGCCCTGACCGTGCCTGCCACCCTCTTACCCCAAAACGCGACGCCCAGAAAAGTCGGGGTGTATCTGGACTACGAGCTGGGCCAGCTGTCCTTCTACGATGTGGAGAAGCGATCGCACCTGTACACCTACAATGAGAATTTCACAGAGGAACTGTACCCCGTGTTCGGGACGGTGGAGGTGGTCAAAGACCTGGTGGTCCGGCCTGCGGGCATGCGGCAGCCGTGCCTCTGCCCCGGGCCGTGCTTGTGGACCTGA